The genomic DNA tattatatatttgttttgagTTTAATTGTAAAAGGTTTAAACCACACAGTTTCCACCGATCCCCGAACACAAGTTCAAAGTATGGCACTCCCGTGAGCGGTTTTACGTCTCTCCGTAGAGACGGTTGCAATTTGAAAAACATGGGCGGGGCCTTGTTAAAATTCGCGCTGTTTTCTCTGTTACGTCCGCAGACGGGAAACAAATATACAGCCTCTGCTAAGCAAGCGTTACTCAACTTTGATCGTTCGAGGAAAGACCTGTAACCATGAGTGGAAGGGGCAAGGGTGGCAAAGGACTCGGGAAAGGAGGCGCCAAGCGTCACCGTAAAGTTCTCCGTGATAACATCCAGGGAATCACCAAACCCGCCATCCGCCGTCTGGCTCGCCGTGGCGGAGTAAAGCGTATCTCTGGTCTGATCTACGAGGAGACCCGCGGTGTGCTGAAGGTGTTCCTGGAGAAC from Oreochromis niloticus isolate F11D_XX linkage group LG10, O_niloticus_UMD_NMBU, whole genome shotgun sequence includes the following:
- the LOC100694836 gene encoding histone H4 — translated: MSGRGKGGKGLGKGGAKRHRKVLRDNIQGITKPAIRRLARRGGVKRISGLIYEETRGVLKVFLENVIRDAVTYTEHAKRKTVTAMDVVYALKRQGRTLYGFGG